In Neptuniibacter halophilus, the genomic stretch CCAGACTCACGGGTATAGCTGAGATGACGGGTAAAATAGAGAGCCGAATCTGACAACAGGTTAACCGAGCTGTTGCGGCTGTCGATAAAGAAAACAGCCAGTCCCGCTTCGCTGTCAGCCAGATCTTCGGTGAGATTCAGCAGAGCCAGTTCAGGAACATCGACCACCTCAGGGTTAAGACCAATCTCTTCACACCAATCAACCAGCCGGTCTACTTTAGACTGTTGCGCGACCACCACATAAACCATACTGCTGCGGCCACGGTAGGCATCATCGGGAAGTTCAAAATAGTCCAGCACCGCCTCTTCGATATCGAAGCTCACCAGATCCTTCACACGCCAGCGCAAAGCCTGCGTCAGTTCCTCTTCGGGTACATCAGGGCGTTCAACCAGAAGTAACTGGTAGCTGTTATCCGGTAATACCAGCACGGTTCTGCTGGCACTGAGGTCGTTGGCGTCAACCGCCTCTTTAAAGCGACGAACGTCAGACAAGGGGTCTCTGGAATCGATATGCAGGCAACAGGTCAGCTCTGGCTGGCTGGAGGAGTCACGGACGTGGGCTAATGCCACACCTTCACCGGTCCAAACCACCGAAGTTAACCCCTTAGCTGCCGCTTTTGGCCGGAACAGTGAACGCAACCTATCTACTCCTGCGGTACCCGCACTGATAAAGCTTACAATGTACCGGCACCGCCGTTTTCCATCAAGCGTCAGGGCCATTCGCCCTGACCTGACTCAAACAGAAACAGCCCGCGTCGGTAATCCCTATAAGTTACCAGAACTTAGCCCGAATAAAGAGCCTGAAAAAGTGCTTATTTGGTAGAAGATAACCGGGGCAGAGCACCCCGGTTTTGTCAGAAGAGCAGACTACGGAAGGATCGGTTTAACCGACAATACAGACACCATGATCCACATAGTGAACAGTGCCGGTTACACCGCGGGAGAGATCACTGAGGTAATACAGCGCAGCACCACCCACTTCTTCGATCGTGGGTAACTGATGATCCACTGCCTTCTGCTTGTTGTATTCCAGCATCGCATCGAAATCCTTGATGCCTCCCGCTGCTCGCGTCGGGATTGTACCCGGAGAGATCGTGTTCACCCGGATATGATCCGGTCCCAGATCGCGAGCCAGATAGCGTGTCGACGCCTCCAGCGCGGCTTTAGCGCAACCCATGATATTGTAGTCACCGGTCGCCAGCGCACTGCCGAGATAAGAGAAGCTGATCATAGAGCCCCCTTCCTTCATCAGCGGTCTGGCGAAAGCCGCCATCTCGATAAAGGAATAACAGGAAACGTCCATTGCCTGCAGGAAACCTTCCCGGGAACACTGAGAGATCGGCGCATGCAGATCTTCCAGCGGACAGAACGCCAGAGAGTGAATCA encodes the following:
- the fabI gene encoding enoyl-ACP reductase FabI: MSQQLMTGKKILVVGIANDKSIAYGCARKLREQGAEIAVTYLNEKAERFVRPLADELEASIVLPLDVTVPGQMAAVFAEIEKEWGSLDGLIHSLAFCPLEDLHAPISQCSREGFLQAMDVSCYSFIEMAAFARPLMKEGGSMISFSYLGSALATGDYNIMGCAKAALEASTRYLARDLGPDHIRVNTISPGTIPTRAAGGIKDFDAMLEYNKQKAVDHQLPTIEEVGGAALYYLSDLSRGVTGTVHYVDHGVCIVG
- the pilM gene encoding pilus assembly protein PilM, translated to MRSLFRPKAAAKGLTSVVWTGEGVALAHVRDSSSQPELTCCLHIDSRDPLSDVRRFKEAVDANDLSASRTVLVLPDNSYQLLLVERPDVPEEELTQALRWRVKDLVSFDIEEAVLDYFELPDDAYRGRSSMVYVVVAQQSKVDRLVDWCEEIGLNPEVVDVPELALLNLTEDLADSEAGLAVFFIDSRNSSVNLLSDSALYFTRHLSYTRESGPESASAAVLELQRSLDYYESQVGKPPCVRLLVMPVQDESALMEELRFNLPLDIHSLNLNTLIESRIELSQALQQKTTVAVAAALRTELPVRGAR